The following are from one region of the Salvelinus fontinalis isolate EN_2023a chromosome 5, ASM2944872v1, whole genome shotgun sequence genome:
- the LOC129855111 gene encoding Krueppel-like factor 9: MAVAGVIDEHGRFQPMLALQDYSSSSIGGIDTDINISCGESGYHTMSDSTNPTPNSTPTPVSILARISLMPGGERHGLSHSPIVKKKRHVCTFDGCVRAYGKLSHLKSHIRTHTGEKPYNCSWPDCDKKFSRSDEQIRHLRTHTGEKQFQCPLCAMRFMRSDHLLKHARRHPGFEPSMISHKGNPIMD; encoded by the exons ATGGCCGTTGCCGGGGTTATTGATGAGCATGGAAGGTTTCAGCCTATGTTGGCCTTGCAGGATTATAGTAGTTCTTCAATTGGAGGAATTGATACAGACATCAACATCTCATGCGGGGAAAGCGGCTACCACACGATGTCCGATTCCACCAATCCAACCCCAAATTCTACACCGACGCCTGTATCCATACTCGCGCGCATATCGCTCATGCCAGGTGGTGAGCGACACGGATTATCGCACTCTCCAATTGTTAAAAAGAAGCGACATGTTTGTACGTTTGATGGCTGTGTCAGGGCCTACGGAAAATTGTCTCACCTGAAGTCGCATATAAGGACACATACAG GTGAGAAGCCCTACAACTGCTCCTGGCCCGACTGTGACAAGAAGTTCTCCCGTTCTGATGAACAAATCCGCCATCTGCGGACTCACACGGGCGAGAAACAGTTCCAGTGCCCACTGTGTGCCATGCGCTTCATGCGAAGCGACCACCTGCTTAAGCATGCCCGCCGCCACCCTGGCTTCGAACCATCCATGATCAGCCACAAGGGCAACCCAATAATGGACTAA